A stretch of Anolis sagrei isolate rAnoSag1 chromosome X, rAnoSag1.mat, whole genome shotgun sequence DNA encodes these proteins:
- the ANTKMT gene encoding adenine nucleotide translocase lysine N-methyltransferase, with amino-acid sequence MDPEDAGEAAAELQGKTVDGWGLFQIAAGTGLTAYVVWAGILMPGFRKVPLKLQVPYVPASIKQVENVMSLLKGRSGKMVDLGSGDGRIVLEAYKQGFRPAIGYELNPWLLRWSGYRAWKAGCYGKVSFLREDLWKVNLSDCKNVTVFLAPSVLLLLERKLLLELPEDARVVAGRFPLPNWIPTTTAGEGVNQTWAYDIKMIRGIQQDKSDGSPV; translated from the exons ATGGATCCCGAAGATGCAGGAGAAGCGGCAGCTGAGTTGCAAGGCAAAACCGTGGATGGCTGGGGCCTCTTCCAGATTGCTGCCGGCACCGGCTTGACTGCTTACGTTGTCTGGGCAGGGATTCTTATGCCAGGATTCCGCAAAGTGCCTTTAAAGCTGCAG GTGCCTTATGTTCCAGCAAGTATCAAGCAAGTAGAGAATGTCATGTCACTGCTGAAAGGACGCTCAGGAAAGATGGTTGATTTGGGATCCGGAGACGGGAGAATT GTATTGGAGGCCTACAAGCAAGGCTTCAGGCCAGCCATCGGCTACGAACTCAATCCATGGCTTTTGCGATGGTCCGGCTATCGTGCCTGGAAGGCCGGCTGCTACGGAAAGGTCTCTTTCCTTCGAGAAGATCTTTGGAAG GTGAATCTCTCAGACTGCAAGAATGTCACAGTGTTTCTGGCTCCCAGTGTG TTGCTGCTTCTGGAGAGGAAGCTGCTTCTGGAACTTCCAGAGGATGCTCGCGTTGTTGCAGGCCGCTTCCCTCTCCCCAACTGGATCCCAACCACAACAGCTGGAGAAGGAGTGAACCAAACCTGGGCTTATGATATCAAGATGATACGGGGAATTCAGCAGGACAAATCAGATGGAAGCCCAGTCTAA